The genomic interval attaGCTATTAATTAGTGTGAGGAATGATTTAAACCGGAATACATAGATTTTCGAGCAGGAAGAAAAATCTGTGAACTTGATTGCCACCCATAAAATAAACCTCTCTCAAAATCTAAATGCTATCAACATTTGCTTACTTCAGCTTTATAATCCTGGATCAACGCTAAATGTCTAATAAAAAATCCTCAAAAGCTTTTGACACGTTTTCTGATGGTGATATATCAACATATACCTTTGAGTTGGCACTGGAATCTCATATTCAACGTCCTTGGCTTCTCTTGTAGATTTATCGATCGACGCGTACGTTCGTGAATCATCTCCTTCAGACGTCTGCGAAACAGacagttttatttgtttggaggatttgaagttaattttgttgttgttgttgttgtttttttttttccaaaattatatTTGGATCTTATTGGgtagttttgattttaattaatgTATAATTACCATCATTGACTGAGGACACAGCGAGGCGTACAAACCCTCCTGTTGGACAGGCGGTTCACTTTGGAGCCTTTCGATCATGGTTTCATTCTCCGCAGAAAAAATAGACTGGGCACATTCATTCAAAGTAACCAGCGGCAAATTGTCTCGAAAGTCGCGTTTTTTTCTGTGTAGAGACAGGTTACAAATAAACATTAACAAAGTCCAACCCTACGTCCTCGTCGTGAGAGGTGGAAACAGGTAATGCTGGCTAACAGGGCTCTGGTGAAGCTGCATAGGCCAATCCACCGTGCAGTGGATGTAACGGATTACAGAATCATTGATCAATTTCAACTTAACCATCGACTTGGGGACAGGCCATCAGGACGACGGAGCACCACACACTGAGGGTGTCGCATTCATGTTAACATCAGAATCTCGTAGAGCCATGATCTCATGGGAACCTATAAATTCTAGAATTATCACTGCCAGGTTCAGGACCAAACATAAGAAGATAACCGCACATATTATCCAGTGCTATGCTCCCACAAATGATTCAACTGAGGAGGACAAGGATGATTTCTATGGTGTGCTTACTGAAATAGTTGACAAAGCGAAGGAAAGAGATCTTGTAATGATAATGGGTGACTTTAACGCAAAGATAGGAGAGAATAACAGAGGATACGAGCAGATTATGGGTAAACATGGTCTGGGGACAATAAATGAAAATGGTGAACGTTTCGCAGACTTCTGCGCAGACTGCAACCTTGTCATCGGAGGAAGCTTGTTCCCGCACAAAACAGCACACAAGGCAACATGGGTATCGCCTGACCACGTAACAGAAAATCAAATAGACCATATATGCATCTCACAGAAGTTCAGGCGATCTTTATTGGATACACGCGTCAAGAGAGGTGCAGACGCTGCATCAGACCATCACCTCCTAGTTGCCAGAGTCAGATTAAAGCTGAAGCGTAACTATCAACCACGGAATCCAAGGATAAAGTACAATGTGCACTACCTCATGGATAGTGATACAGTACAGAGCTTCCGGTTGTCGTTGTCTAACAGATTTCAGCCCCTACAAGATCTGAATATAGAGGATGAATGGAGTGACATCAAAGTGAGTATTAACAGAACATGTGTAGAAGTATTAGGGACCAAGACAGCTGAGCACAAGGAATGGATTACACCAGGAACCATGGGGTCTAtcagcaaaagaaaacatctgAAGGAAGAGTACAACAGAAGCAGGACAAGGAGAGAAAAGGCAGAGGCACACAAGAGGTATGAGGCAGCAAACAGTGAAGTAAAGCGTAAGATCAAACAAGATAAAAGGGAATATTATGATACCCTAGCGACGAAGGCAGAAGAGGCTGCAGCACATGGCAATATGAAGGACCTTTATGATACCACCAGGAAGTTGGCGGGTAAATTTCAACAGACTAGCAGCCAAGTAAAGGACAAAGAAGGTAATATCTTGACTAGGGAAGATGAGCAGCTTAAGCGGTGGGCACAATACTTCAATGATCTCCTCAATCGTCCTCCCCCGCCAGAACTTCCAATAATACCGGAGGCTTCAGCTGAGCTGAATGTGAACTGCGGGAAGCCATCCAAAATAGAGATTGTGCGCTCTATCAAGATGCTTAAGTCAGAGAAAGCAGCTGGCCCAGATAACATACCTCCAGAGTCCCTGAAAGCTGACCCCGACCTATCAGCAGATATCCTCTATGGCTTGCTTGGAAAGATATGGGAAGAGGAGTAGATGCCCTAGGACTGGAACGAGAGCTACATTGTAAAACTGCCAAAGAAAGGTGACCGCCGGGAGTGCAAGAATTACAGAGGTATATCCTTGATGTCAGCGGCAGGGAAGGTGCTGAACAGAATTATCTTGCTTCGTCTTCAGGGGGCTGTGGATGCTACACTGAGAGATCAGCAGGCTGGCTTCAGGAAGGACTACTCCTGTATCGACCAAATAGCCACACTTAGGATAATCATTGAGCAGTCAATTGAATGGAACACTTCTCTTTACGTTAATTTCATCGACtttgaaaaggcttttgatagcCTCGATAGAAGTGTTCTTTGGTGCCTTATGAGACACTATGGCATACCGGGGAAATTCATTCGAATCATCAAAAATTCCTATGATAAGATGACTTGCAGAGTCCTTCATGCTAGTGGATTGTCAGATAGCTTCACGGTCAACACTGGGGTCAAGCAAGGTTGTTTGATGGCACCGTTTTTGTTTCTACTTGCTATGGACTGGATCATGAAGGAAACAACTAGAGAACAGCGAAATGGGATCCAGTGGAACTTATTGGAGTAACTTGAAGATCTAGAGTTTGCTGATGATATCGCCCTGGTGTCAAGTAACAACCAACAAATGCAGGACAAAACAGCACGGCTAACAGCTAATTCCATCAAGTTAGGCCTGCATCCGAATGTGAATAAGACCAAGGTTACGAAGGTCAACTGCACCAACAACAGACCAGTTAAAGTGAGGGATACCATCTTGGAGGAAGTAACATCTTTTGTCTACCTAGGCAGTGTAGTCAGCATTGACGGAGGTTCCGATGAAGATATCAAGGTCAGGATAAACAAAGCCAGAGTAGCTTTCAATATGCTGAGGAAAGTGTGGTCCTCCCATGTCATCTCACGGAGaaccaaatttagaatttttaacaccAATGTCAAAGTAGTCCTCCTCTATGGCTCAGAAACGTGGAGAACAACTAAGCAAACGTCCCAGAAATTGCAGACCTTCGTCAATATGTGCCTTAggcgaattttaaaaatcagttggacTGACAGGGTAACGAACGAGATGCTGTGGGAATTAGCAGGCGAGGAACCAATCATAACTCAGATCTCAAAGAGAAAGTGGAGATGGATAGGTCACATCCTAAGGAAACCGGCTAACAACATCACCCGGCAGGCACTACGTTGGAACCCCCAGGGCAAGAGAAAGAGGGGTCGTCCCAGGAACTCCTGGAGAAGAGGTGTAGAgtcccaaatgagaaactggAGCCACACTTGGGACACTTTAGGAAGATTTGCCCAGGACAGAACCCGATGGAGGACGGAAGTGGTTAATGGCCTATGCTCCAACCGGAGCTaagggaatatatatataaagaaacAGGAAACAAAAGTAGGTTAGCTATCAGTGGCATTCGACAATGGAAACACGATGACTGCAAacagtaaaacaacaaaacaaaagttcaaAACACAAGCAGCATACAGCTCGCCGTCTTCATCAGGCAATTAGAAAGATTTCAAATAGACTTGATAAAAAACCTAAAACCACTTAATAAGTACCACCAGGAAACCGTTccacaaaaaagaaatagacaCTTACGATGATTCTTTCGACACTGTGCTTTCTGCATCTAAAAAAGATGTGCATTTAGGGAACATGACTTTGGTTAACACTGTATGCAAAACAGACAGGTTTGTTTCCTGCCACACTGCAACAGTGGCAAAAACAGAGCAAAACGTTTTTGTTATCGCAGAGATTTGTGTTCAAACAATGAACACCGGTAAACCTGTAGTTTCAATAATTGGCAAACTTCTTATTACATATTCAGGGCTGCTTTTCAATACGGCAGCGCTTGAAAGCACGACATCGACAAAGGAAATAAGATTTAAGAAGTCAAATGAAATAAGCTGTAGTTGATGAATTTTTAGGAAAAAGTTCAGGATCGTGATTTCCTTTCCCGAGGTATACAGGTAGGTCAAATTTATGGAAAGAAACCGACCTCTTATGTATATGCCAAGGATTCAATGTGGTTAATCTTCAGTTTTAATTTCGCAGACTCAATGAATGTCGCTGAGTGAAAGAAGGCCAATAAATGCCCTCCATGAAAAAGCGATATCTAAATAACCGTATCATTGGTATAATTTTAAGATAACCAAACGCAAATAATGCAAGAAACTTGCCTTGATTCATACAACCTTGGTGTCGCCGAAAAAACAATATTCCGAATGCGACTGTGATTGCCAAGATGAAAATGGTCAGAAGCACTATGACGATCAACACCAAGTTTAACGTGCCGGTTGAAACGTTTTGCGGAGAATATTCACCTTCAGCAGTCTCAAACGTAGtccctgaaaaaggaaaaaaaacattttcgaaTTGGTTTTCTGAGAAACAAATGCCGATTAAACCGAAAAAGGTTCTAATGAAcactaaaacaattaaaagGCTAATAAAGATACGTTAATAACCATATGAAATATAATGTTGTTTACACGAACTGTGATCAATcgttaaaatattaaaaattctaattttctATAAACTCATAAGTTACATTTCTCCTCCTCCCGGCCCGAAACATTTTTACTAAGATCTCAAGAgttaatgtcagcatgcatcagacaaacagcggcaagtcacccaaaatttgctttcactcctattttcatattttgtagcccaatatgttctaataattgtgttTGATCAGCAGGGATTTGCTAAAGCAAAGGCatagaaaaaaccaggaaagatttattactcgacgtttcggggtcatcgtgactccattatcaagagactagtttaaaaacatgcaaataaggaaaggtacaagaatagcataaattagaatgaacggcttaaacaaacaccttggcgcggatggaatccgtttgcacgttcagtgttggcttacgcatgcgaatatacaacatttcattaacaaggcaatcaaatttgccgttacatttcgcgatgacgttgaattgctcgatcaagcgttcaggcatttcactattgtgctggaggtggtagtgtttgtagatagaagatgatttccttgtgtgcccttctacgcgctcgtgtaagtgaccacgagtatagcccacataccctgcatcacacaggttacatttaaattcataaacgatacattgttggttaacaatagggggcttaatttcgtgttgcttaagCTGTTGATCGAGCTTAGGGCTAACGAACACTGGTTGGACAGTCACGCTTAACTTCGAGCTTAGactgttcagttgttgtttaacaTGATTAAGAAATTAGGAATACGGATCTTAGCTGAAAAAGCCTTTGCCCAGGATTGGTTCAACGAGACGCACAGCTTGAACATCTCTAAAGCGGACCTAATCGACCTCCTCCGAGCAGCTACGAAAAACCAGCTTTTCCAGTTTGACGGTGCTTTATATGAGCAGACAGATGGAGTCGCTATGGGTTCTCCCCTTGGACCGTTGCTGGCTAACGTCTTCATGTGCTCGATTGAGGAAAACCTCGAACAACACGGTCAACTTCCGCGCTATTACCGGAGGTACGTCGATGACACCCTGACCGTAATGCCTGATAGGGTGACCGCTGGCCAGTTTCTAGACACCCTTAACTCTACCCATCCCTCCCTCCAGTTTACCATGGAAGTCGAACGGGAAGGATCCCTTCCCTTTCTAGGAACTGAACTGCTTAACCGTGCACCAAAGATTGAGAGCAAGGTCTACATCAAAAGAACCAACACGGGTCTCCTTCTGCATTTCCAGAGTCATGTTGACATTAAGTACAAGCGCAGCCTAGTTAACACCATGGTGGATCGCGCTTATCGATTATCTTCTAACTGGTCTTTCTTCTCCGAGGAATGTGACCGCCTTAGAGGggtttttcataacttgaaatacccaaagccactggTTGAAACTACAATCAAGCGGTTCGTTGAGAGAAGGATTTCATCTGCAGAGCCCTGTCCATCACCAGACGTACCATCGGAGATTGTGAGATTAGTGTTACCCTTCAAGGACCAGTCGTCAGCTAATCAtgttaaacaacaactgaacagtCTAAGCTCGAAGTTAAGCGTGACTGTCCAACCAGTGTTCGTTAGCCCTAAGCTCGATCAACAGcttaagcaacacgaaattaagccccctattgttaaccaacaatgtatcgtttatgaatttaaatgtaacctgtgtgatgcagggtatgtgggctatactcgtggtcacttacacgagcgcgtagaagggcacacaaggaaatcatcttctatctacaaacactaccacctccagcacaatagtgaaatgcctgaacgcttgatcgagcaattcaacgtcatcgcgaaatgtaacggcaaatttgattgccttgttaatgaaatgttgtatattcgcatgcgtaagccaacactgaacgtgcaaacggattccatccgcgccaaggtgtttgtttaagccgttcattctaatttatgctattcttgtacctttccttatttgcatgtttttaaactagtctcttgataatggagtcacgatgaccccgaaacgtcgagtaataaatctttcctggttttttcaataattgtgttgtagttttttttgtgaaaaactaTTTTCGTTTcgagaaatgatatttttcgttcaaccgctcaaatatgcaaattttcaccgtgaataatACCCAAgttgtgacctcatgtaacgaatatacttgatctccggtatttctgtcaacataatcctttgttttattatctaaaattaatcccctgtcattattgaagctggaaaagtaatatttattttttggtgaatatttttgtccgacacaCTTTTATTAGGtcgaaaagtaacatcaaaacaaagacagttttaacaatagccgatatgacaaaatctactaagcttcgagcttttaaaagacaaaaggatggttaaaaagttacAAAGCCGAAAGCCAAACGGCGGGAAGCCAATAAAGTGATTAGACATTAGCATAGGAAACTCCGTCTAATAGTCCATTAAAACGCTCAAAACATCGCTtctaatttgttttattcttaccCAATAGGCGAGTTTACCATCTTTTGCATGTTTTAATGCTTGATTTATAGTAATAGATCTTCTAGTCCCAGTGTCACAtcgcacttttttttccaggtgCTGCTAACGAACTGGAATCcgtattaattttgttaattctGTATAGTTTAAATTTCCGTCGAAGTCAATTTTACCTTCTGAAAACTTCTTGCGAGTATTCGTCAACCGAGTTCTGAGTGAGGTGGACGTTGTCTTTGTGGCCAGCGGTTGGGGGGTTGATCGAGGTCTTGTTGTTCCCTCAATGAAGATATCTTCTTTTTCTGAATTATTGGGTATGGTGGAACAATCTAGGAAGAAAATATGAACACGAGTTACTCGCTTCAAAATCAAAGTTCGCTTAcaacatatttgttttttcttactgAGATTTTTAATTGGGATAACATAGCTTCGGCATAATCATGAACTTACTGAAATGCTTTTCACATATGTATCCTGGATTATCATCATACGTGTGTGCTTGGCACGGAATGCTGTTATACTTTCCGTTTTTCCACATCTCTCcgcatttttctgttttaaaattgtttggtTCTCCTTTACTCCAACGCCATTTTCCAGTTGACGTCTCGTTGACGCAGGCGATGCTTTCACTCAACCAGCTCCACGAATAAgatttattaaccctttccaaGCCAATGAACCAACGGACCTTTGGTCGCtggttttttttggttaaattatGGACAAAGTGCCATTCTTTTTCGGTTTCCATAGAGACAAGTGAACTATTCTCTTCATCGCTGCATTTTTCCCTAGCTGTACTCCAGTCAAATGTTTCCTCGTGGAAAAAATACTTGGAGCAGACCATAACTAAGGTTTAAGGGAAGCCGACcgataaagagaaaaaatacaaacaacatgAATGCACTTTTTATCTAACTcccaaatagaaaaatatttagtaggtaatttagtattaataactgggttgaaaacgttaattagccaccgtaaagggtaaaaaaactgaggtttcgagcgttagcccttcttcaatcgctctgacgaagggctaacgctcgaaccgtcagcttttttaacctttacggtggctaatttacgttttcaacccagttgttaacactaaattacctgctatactctcccaccgacgcagcaccacagattctttagaaactcacccctttagaaaaatatttagaCGTATAGAAGTGcaaatataacaacaacaatgacGACAAAGCTACATGAAATAGAAACGAACTTACAATTTTTGGCGTAACCAGCTCCAGTAACAGGGCGCTAGTAAAAACTAACGAAACGACTGACGTAGTTGAAATAAGCTagaaatggaaattatttaaCGAAAATAACGCGTATACTGGCGAAAAATAGAACGCTACCCGCAGCGTTACATAATTCTTACACAACCTCACGTAAAAACGTTAGTTTAATTGCATAGAAACATAACATCCAAcggcaaaaaaattagaaaatcaaTATAAAGTAATTTCGCAGTTGCTTGAAGATAAACAAACATGCAAATTCTTCTTACTACAGTGTAAAACTTTCACTATTCCCTCGCAAATGATATTTTTATGGCTATTTCGCTGGTTTTATAGGTGGCgaggattaaaaatattttcgtgtAGGTTCTTCAAAGCATTTATAGAGCATTAAGAAATGATAATCGACTCAtatcctttgcaaattttttttgcaaaggaTATGACTTGTTCGCTTATTCTTGCCAAATGTGTGCAAACCTAACGtcctttcaaagaaaagcattgaaGCAATTGTAGCCGAGGATATGACTTGTTcgctttttcttgaaatcaaagCTTTGTGAGTTGTTTAAGAAACAGAGCTGACGGAGGCTGAGGGAAGCTGATCTGTAGAGTATCAAGTTATGGTAATCGACTCAtatccttttcaaatttttcccaaaCCATTCGTCGAATCTGTTCGCTTCTCTTGCTAAATGTATACAAACCTGGCCTTCTTGCAAAGAAAAGCATTAAAGCAATCGCACCGGATTCCCGAAAGAGAGATACATTTACAGTGTACATGTTTGATTGCCTTCAGTTTATATTTTACCAAGATGAATTCAAAGTATGATTATATACTTAGCGATGAATGTGCTTACCATCGGTGAATTGGTCTTCAGTGGCATTGGCAACACCAAATGCAAACAGTAAAAAAGTGCGAGCAGCAACCTCATGATATCCCGTAGATTCCACTTTAGCGCAGATACGAACGATCGAAATGAAATCCGTTTGAACCAACGTGATCCGACAGAATACGTTAAGGCTGAAATAAAGAAGAACGAAACtttatgaaatgtaaataaaacagCTCAAGCAGAGCTCACCGTTTGATGCTTTCCTCAGCCATTTCTTTAATTCGTTCATTTTAATATTACTGTATGTATAAAAAAGCCTCATCTAATCACGCGTGTGTATGTGTGGTTTTATTCGTCGAGAAAACTGACTACAAACTTCAAGGGAAATTTGTATTGAATATAACAAAAGTTaacaaagcaattttcaatttgagTTAGGACAATGTTATTTAGGAacttttgatttaaataaacttttttctaGACCGTTCTTTCCCTTTAAACAATTATTGCCTATTTCTTCATgacaaaacaaataagaaaaatgttgttCACCTGATCGGAAAATAAGCTCTTACTCTTAGAAAAAGCGACACCATGCGAACGCTTTCGAACATTTTCTAAAAGAACGATTTAAAATTTTCCGTTACTTTCCAGTCGGTCAAGGAaagtattcgttccattatcTGGCGGTTTTCCTTCACAGTGAACAACCGTAAAACGATTGTTTCCTGTTCATAAAAGTGCATTTAACAGCCGGCAAACAACTTGAATGCTTTTTCCGAATTTAGAAGGTTTACCGCGCGTAGCCGcaatttgataaaatgtttCCCCCTACGTTAAAGTTGTGGTTACTTACTAATGTTCagagaaaaattgttatcaGTCGATGGCAAGGATAATGTAGCTGGCTATAACAACAGAACCAGCGGGATGAAGCCAgtatttcgtttgttttgtgttgCTGTTCATATTTTACAAACTGAAGCGTGTGGTTCATAAAAAATGGCTCTAGGAAGTCCTGCCATATCGAAAACAAAACGCTTTCGTCAGCTCTGTAACTTAGCACCTTATAAATTATCGATTTCAACATCAGCAAACAATCTAAAAATATAAGGAGAGCTGATTCGTGAATATTGtctcacaggacgaaattgcaagaatccgtaaacggaaacgtggcagaaacatgttaaaccgttctggaaacacgacggataacctgtgtttccgttaccggtttcgtgacgttttctcgcgttcccgttgctgcgtatacaacggaaccggaccactttttgtgcatgttaaacataacggaaacatggagttgcatgtttccgccacgtttcagaaatacggaaacatgtgatttcgtcctgtgtctATTTCAGTTCAAGTTCAATGCGCGTAAAATTGCTCCCATCACTTGAATGCATTGGTCTGTGAAGTAGAccaaaggaggaaaaaaataataataatggcaAGACAATTAGGTCTATTAATTTTGCCGAGAAATGAAAGCTCTGAGAATGGAAATATGAAGATATGTGGTCAAGTTATTTAGCGATAAAAATTTTAGGGTAGAGTTTGGATCAGATATCTC from Pocillopora verrucosa isolate sample1 chromosome 14, ASM3666991v2, whole genome shotgun sequence carries:
- the LOC136278089 gene encoding uncharacterized protein, encoding MGSPLGPLLANVFMCSIEENLEQHGQLPRYYRRYVDDTLTVMPDRVTAGQFLDTLNSTHPSLQFTMEVEREGSLPFLGTELLNRAPKIESKVYIKRTNTGLLLHFQSHVDIKYKRSLVNTMVDRAYRLSSNWSFFSEECDRLRGVFHNLKYPKPLVETTIKRFVERRISSAEPCPSPDVPSEIVRLVLPFKDQSSANHVKQQLNSLSSKLSVTVQPVFVSPKLDQQLKQHEIKPPIVNQQCIVYEFKCNLCDAGYVGYTRGHLHERVEGHTRKSSSIYKHYHLQHNSEMPERLIEQFNVIAKCNGKFDCLVNEMLYIRMRKPTLNVQTDSIRAKVFV